From Vitis vinifera cultivar Pinot Noir 40024 chromosome 5, ASM3070453v1, the proteins below share one genomic window:
- the LOC104879247 gene encoding uncharacterized protein LOC104879247: protein MPGGLGIFPLGSCFYGCRDHTHASGLGTRIWNLSDRPLELQIRVGSILKKGHILKPGASKRLKCKSIYKAHMPGRGGSNGGMNSLLYYYDETCHPYVWIHDSVGDFTRMVKQQYISLEDLRDCSEIRIFRDHQRGCISVRKKPRPDFC from the coding sequence ATGCCAGGGGGGTTGGGGATATTTCCGCTTGGGAGTTGCTTTTATGGATGTCGTGACCATACGCATGCCTCGGGACTTGGCACCAGGATCTGGAACCTCAGTGACAGGCCCTTGGAGCTGCAGATAAGGGTGGGATCAATATTGAAGAAGGGTCACATACTGAAGCCAGGTGCCTCAAAGAGACTGAAATGCAAGAGCATTTACAAGGCTCACATGCCCGGTAGGGGTGGCAGCAATGGCGGAATGAACAGCCTGCTTTACTACTACGACGAGACTTGCCACCCTTACGTTTGGATACACGACAGCGTGGGCGATTTCACACGGATGGTCAAGCAGCAGTACATCAGTCTGGAGGACCTGAGAGATTGCTCCGAGATCAGAATTTTCAGAGACCATCAGAGGGGCTGCATATCGGTTCGCAAGAAACCAAGGCCTGACTTTTGCTGA